A section of the Bifidobacterium sp. ESL0728 genome encodes:
- the essC gene encoding type VII secretion protein EssC, with product MPSNAYAVTLIDARQLENFAVESGSFGVCHIGFSRHGQNTPSATVRTDRNGMTLSADSGCRLFGDDGKTVEHYDVMRNPQGSVVTLRQVVYDTVALLFIHPISQGTKRFHKVAFARPADLPIGRGADNALVYAIPFVSEHHATLRYREDGFSVVDNGSVNGTFVNGERLAGGQAMRLNPGDLVQIMDLVFTVGLRFISVNTPQGVLLRTSQNWQEVSHENIEASSPKPDDDVEEPELFYPAPRLMHTVHVKSFHVDEPPQSPKQKDQPALMQLGPSFLMGIGSVFMAISALSNLSHGGNIMTALPSVAMAVAMIGGTVIWPMISKRYTKKVEGREERRRQSKYTDYLNSITAKLLQERDRQIAILNENRPPLAQVLQRAYDLSPHLMDRNATHDDFLQLRVGMGRQHVQAKVEAPNHGFSMEDDALLDQAEALADKPTMMEAPVAVDLAATKTLGVVGSRPVTWDFVRGLLAQVCGFYSYNEVKIAAIVNPQEEREWGFLKDAPHARSDDGKVRYLAGDSTELMALDSMLGKILAERADDREANARTSMPFYVVLCANKDLASGSSSVAKLSQVGENKGFCVIFLADELKDLPRECSQVVKFGNPDDAQLARGDYALGTPGVLAGVSKMFDRSDVGGTERDFRPDILLSENRAEGFVLALSRAHLSASQAEGSMPESLGFMEMFKAGSVLQLNVADRWKKHDSSRSLAAPVGVGAKGELVDLDLHEDAHGPHGLIAGTTGSGKSEFIITWILSMCLNFSPDEASFVLIDYKGGGLAGAFDNDRYRLPHLAGTITNLDGAAVTRSMVSIQSELKRRQALFNKACDITGEATMDIGKYISYWRQGVLKEPCPHLFVVADEFAELKQQEPDFMDELVSAARIGRSLGLHLVLATQKPTGVVSDQIASNARFRVSLKVADAADSREMIRRPDAAELDRPGEFYLLVGYDELFVGGQAAYAGGSYVERDVYEPKRDVSVELVGLAGEPLARLRPASGGSSVSKVSELNAVLAQICEVAAASGLSAHPLWLDPLPARVTLDGLREKYADAWPGDSDLVLVGGELDDPEQQRQALMTMDIGHDGNLCVYGDPSTDPEGWLAAMLMELAGRMDPAHLRFYVLDFGAGVFSAFAHDPHCGGVVLSGDVERVESMFRLLGREIERRRELFAPYGGSIGGYNDHADAGAAEPEILVLLVGVPAFYEAFPDMEDHLNSMTRDCVRYGVRFVVTAATANGLRMRLRSNMGFSVVTAFNDENDYGMILGSGARKMVPPHALRRGLVASDKKVYEFQGVSLGEDPSGEGDVIRGFAGRDAQQWTGQPAPAIPVLPKVVTPEAFAGLSLGRACVPAGISVEGIEPVCFDARRTPVMLVGGNDADLIGSYFRGLARSLSEAGVRAVVLDIDGAVPDGCGDVRSKDAEVLDALHAVEQGGFDLVLVPSVMTLVSGLSPDTGALFTRLVSSDEIRRHTGFVVGTEAWRAKGVYETWFTAMTAYKDGIWLGAGFNSGQGLVNTYGISMSALKGLGAKDAVFASHGGVVKIRPLQHREDEGKSEKEEKR from the coding sequence ATGCCCAGCAATGCATATGCGGTGACATTGATCGATGCCCGACAACTTGAAAATTTTGCCGTTGAAAGCGGGTCGTTCGGTGTCTGCCATATAGGCTTCAGTCGGCATGGTCAGAACACTCCGAGCGCCACGGTCCGTACCGATAGAAACGGGATGACACTGTCTGCGGATTCCGGTTGTCGCTTGTTCGGCGACGACGGCAAAACGGTTGAACATTACGATGTGATGCGTAACCCACAAGGCAGTGTGGTTACATTGCGACAGGTCGTCTACGACACCGTCGCGTTGCTTTTCATCCATCCGATATCGCAAGGAACCAAAAGATTCCATAAGGTCGCATTCGCGAGGCCTGCCGATTTGCCCATCGGGCGAGGGGCTGACAATGCGCTCGTCTATGCGATTCCTTTTGTTTCGGAACATCATGCCACATTGCGATATCGCGAGGACGGTTTTTCCGTCGTCGACAATGGCAGCGTCAACGGCACTTTCGTCAACGGCGAGAGATTGGCGGGCGGACAGGCGATGCGCCTGAATCCCGGCGATTTGGTGCAGATCATGGATTTGGTGTTTACCGTCGGTCTGCGGTTTATCTCGGTCAACACCCCTCAGGGCGTACTCTTGAGGACTTCGCAGAATTGGCAGGAAGTCTCGCATGAGAATATCGAGGCATCTTCCCCCAAGCCGGACGATGACGTCGAAGAACCGGAACTTTTTTACCCGGCTCCCAGGCTGATGCATACCGTACATGTCAAGTCCTTCCATGTCGACGAACCCCCGCAATCCCCGAAGCAGAAGGACCAGCCGGCGTTGATGCAGTTAGGACCTTCCTTCCTGATGGGCATTGGCTCGGTGTTCATGGCCATTTCCGCGTTGTCCAATCTTTCGCATGGTGGCAACATCATGACCGCGTTGCCTTCCGTAGCGATGGCTGTGGCCATGATCGGAGGAACCGTAATCTGGCCGATGATCAGCAAGCGCTATACCAAAAAGGTGGAAGGTCGGGAGGAACGCCGTCGCCAAAGCAAGTACACCGACTATCTCAATTCGATTACTGCAAAGCTTTTGCAGGAACGTGACCGTCAAATCGCGATTTTGAACGAAAACCGTCCTCCGCTGGCGCAGGTGCTGCAGCGGGCTTATGACCTTTCACCGCATCTGATGGATCGTAATGCGACGCATGACGACTTCTTGCAGCTGCGGGTCGGAATGGGACGACAACACGTGCAGGCCAAGGTCGAAGCTCCCAACCATGGATTCAGCATGGAAGACGATGCCCTGCTCGATCAGGCGGAGGCGCTTGCCGACAAGCCGACGATGATGGAAGCGCCCGTGGCTGTCGATTTGGCGGCGACCAAGACCTTGGGCGTGGTGGGGTCGCGTCCGGTCACTTGGGATTTCGTCAGAGGGCTTTTGGCTCAGGTATGCGGGTTTTATAGCTATAACGAGGTGAAGATAGCCGCTATCGTCAACCCGCAGGAAGAGCGGGAATGGGGGTTTCTCAAGGACGCTCCGCATGCGCGCAGCGACGATGGAAAAGTGCGATATCTTGCCGGGGATTCCACCGAATTGATGGCATTGGACTCGATGCTGGGTAAGATTTTGGCTGAGCGGGCGGATGATCGCGAAGCGAATGCGCGCACCAGTATGCCGTTCTATGTGGTGCTCTGTGCCAACAAAGATTTGGCCTCGGGCTCGTCAAGCGTCGCGAAGCTTTCACAGGTTGGGGAGAACAAGGGCTTCTGCGTCATATTCCTGGCCGATGAACTGAAGGATTTGCCGAGAGAATGCTCTCAGGTTGTCAAATTCGGCAATCCCGACGATGCTCAATTGGCACGTGGCGATTATGCCTTGGGCACCCCGGGTGTGCTTGCCGGAGTTTCGAAGATGTTTGACCGTAGCGATGTCGGGGGTACGGAACGTGATTTCCGCCCCGATATCCTGTTGTCCGAAAACCGTGCAGAGGGGTTTGTTCTGGCGCTTTCGCGCGCGCATCTGAGCGCTTCGCAAGCTGAGGGGTCGATGCCGGAGTCGTTGGGCTTTATGGAGATGTTCAAGGCCGGGAGCGTCCTACAACTCAATGTGGCCGACCGTTGGAAGAAACACGATTCGTCGCGTTCATTGGCGGCTCCGGTGGGCGTGGGGGCCAAAGGGGAGCTGGTCGACCTCGACTTGCACGAAGATGCCCATGGCCCGCACGGTCTGATTGCAGGCACCACCGGTTCCGGTAAATCAGAATTCATTATTACCTGGATTCTTTCGATGTGCTTGAATTTCTCACCGGATGAGGCCTCGTTCGTACTTATCGATTACAAGGGCGGTGGCCTGGCCGGGGCGTTCGACAACGACAGGTACCGTCTGCCACATCTTGCCGGCACGATCACCAATCTCGACGGTGCCGCGGTGACGCGCAGTATGGTCTCCATCCAAAGCGAACTCAAGCGACGTCAGGCGCTGTTCAACAAGGCCTGCGATATCACAGGCGAAGCGACGATGGATATCGGCAAGTACATCTCGTACTGGCGTCAAGGGGTGTTGAAGGAGCCGTGCCCGCATCTGTTCGTGGTGGCGGATGAGTTCGCGGAGTTGAAGCAGCAGGAGCCGGATTTCATGGACGAGCTGGTTTCGGCGGCGCGTATCGGGCGCTCGCTGGGGTTGCACCTTGTGTTGGCGACGCAGAAGCCGACGGGTGTGGTTTCGGACCAGATCGCGAGCAACGCGAGGTTCCGCGTTTCGTTGAAGGTGGCGGATGCGGCGGACAGCCGCGAGATGATCCGTCGCCCTGACGCGGCCGAGCTCGACCGTCCCGGCGAGTTCTATCTGTTGGTGGGTTATGACGAGCTGTTCGTTGGCGGGCAGGCGGCGTATGCGGGCGGTTCGTATGTGGAGCGTGACGTCTATGAGCCCAAGCGTGACGTATCGGTGGAGCTGGTGGGGCTGGCCGGCGAACCGTTGGCGCGGCTTCGTCCCGCGTCGGGTGGGTCTTCGGTCTCGAAGGTCTCGGAGCTGAACGCAGTGCTGGCGCAGATATGCGAGGTCGCGGCCGCGTCGGGTCTGTCGGCGCACCCGTTGTGGTTGGATCCGTTGCCGGCGCGTGTCACCTTGGACGGGTTGCGGGAGAAGTATGCGGATGCTTGGCCTGGGGATTCGGATCTGGTGCTGGTCGGCGGTGAGCTGGATGATCCGGAACAGCAGCGGCAGGCGTTGATGACGATGGATATCGGGCACGACGGCAACCTGTGCGTCTACGGCGATCCGTCGACCGATCCGGAGGGATGGCTGGCTGCGATGCTGATGGAGCTCGCCGGTCGGATGGATCCCGCGCATCTGCGTTTCTATGTCCTTGATTTCGGTGCTGGTGTGTTTTCGGCGTTTGCGCATGATCCGCATTGCGGTGGTGTGGTGCTTTCCGGAGACGTCGAGCGGGTGGAGAGCATGTTCCGTCTGTTGGGCCGTGAGATTGAACGTCGCCGTGAGCTGTTCGCCCCTTATGGCGGTTCCATCGGCGGATACAACGATCATGCCGACGCCGGGGCCGCGGAGCCTGAGATTCTGGTGCTGCTGGTGGGTGTGCCGGCGTTCTATGAGGCGTTCCCGGACATGGAGGACCATCTGAACTCGATGACGCGTGATTGCGTGCGCTACGGTGTGCGTTTCGTTGTCACGGCGGCCACGGCGAATGGTCTGCGCATGCGTTTGAGGTCGAATATGGGCTTCAGCGTGGTCACCGCGTTCAATGACGAGAACGATTACGGCATGATTCTGGGCAGCGGGGCGCGCAAGATGGTTCCGCCGCACGCTTTGCGTCGTGGACTGGTTGCCTCGGACAAGAAGGTGTACGAGTTCCAGGGGGTGTCGCTCGGTGAGGATCCGTCCGGCGAGGGTGACGTGATACGCGGCTTCGCCGGCCGTGACGCGCAGCAGTGGACGGGGCAGCCGGCCCCGGCGATTCCGGTGCTGCCGAAGGTCGTTACCCCGGAGGCGTTCGCCGGTCTTTCCTTGGGCCGTGCGTGTGTGCCTGCGGGTATATCGGTCGAGGGTATCGAACCGGTGTGCTTCGATGCGCGGCGTACGCCGGTGATGCTGGTTGGCGGCAACGATGCGGACCTGATTGGCTCCTACTTCCGTGGGTTGGCCCGTTCGCTCTCCGAGGCGGGGGTGCGTGCCGTGGTGCTGGACATCGACGGGGCCGTTCCTGATGGTTGCGGCGACGTGCGTTCGAAGGATGCCGAAGTGCTTGACGCTTTGCATGCTGTCGAGCAGGGTGGTTTCGATTTGGTGCTGGTGCCTTCGGTGATGACGTTGGTCTCCGGTCTGTCACCGGATACCGGGGCGCTGTTCACGCGTCTCGTCTCGTCGGACGAGATTAGGCGACATACCGGCTTCGTGGTCGGCACCGAAGCATGGAGGGCCAAGGGCGTCTATGAGACGTGGTTCACGGCCATGACCGCATACAAGGACGGGATATGGCTGGGGGCCGGGTTCAACAGCGGACAGGGGCTGGTCAACACGTATGGCATATCAATGTCCGCTTTGAAAGGGCTCGGTGCCAAGGACGCCGTGTTCGCTTCCCACGGCGGCGTAGTGAAGATACGTCCGCTGCAGCACCGAGAAGATGAAGGCAAATCCGAAAAGGAGGAGAAACGATGA
- a CDS encoding WXG100 family type VII secretion target, which yields MAGQIRITPDEMHTQAGNYRQQAEKVNEVITAMNGLLETLKGEWEGAASQSYAARYEQLKPGFIQARELINEIATALDNTATSLDETDQQIAAQFRG from the coding sequence ATGGCAGGACAGATTCGAATTACGCCGGACGAGATGCATACTCAGGCCGGCAATTACCGTCAACAAGCCGAAAAAGTTAATGAAGTGATTACTGCGATGAACGGGTTGCTGGAGACGTTGAAGGGTGAGTGGGAAGGTGCTGCAAGCCAGTCATACGCTGCACGCTATGAGCAATTGAAGCCCGGCTTCATTCAGGCCCGTGAACTCATTAATGAAATTGCTACGGCGCTCGACAATACGGCCACCAGCCTTGATGAAACGGATCAGCAGATTGCTGCTCAGTTCCGCGGCTGA